A DNA window from Candidatus Dadabacteria bacterium contains the following coding sequences:
- a CDS encoding type II toxin-antitoxin system RelE/ParE family toxin: protein MARYKIIIRASAAKELALIPHRRTRERIIGRIGSLADDPKTGSGIRKLSVSDFHYRARQGVYRIIYKVDEDENVVTVTRIRHRKDAYRKNLH, encoded by the coding sequence GTGGCAAGATATAAAATCATAATCCGGGCGTCCGCTGCAAAAGAGTTGGCCTTAATTCCGCACCGGAGAACAAGAGAAAGGATAATCGGGAGAATCGGTTCCCTTGCGGACGACCCGAAAACGGGAAGCGGAATTAGGAAACTGTCAGTCAGCGACTTCCATTACAGGGCAAGGCAGGGTGTTTACAGGATTATCTACAAGGTGGATGAGGATGAAAATGTTGTTACGGTAACAAGGATACGCCACAGAAAAGACGCATACAGGAAGAATTTGCACTAA
- a CDS encoding ribbon-helix-helix protein, CopG family: protein MEKRTDTKRTTVYLDAKLARELRLIAAGNDTSVSALINEAVRDCLAEDVDDYAVSRKREREKAIPFDEVVKDLKKRGKI, encoded by the coding sequence ATGGAGAAAAGAACGGACACAAAGAGAACAACCGTCTATCTTGACGCGAAACTTGCCCGTGAACTTCGCCTGATAGCCGCGGGAAACGACACTTCAGTTTCCGCTCTTATCAACGAAGCGGTCAGAGACTGCCTTGCCGAAGATGTGGATGATTACGCTGTCAGCAGAAAAAGGGAAAGAGAAAAGGCGATACCTTTTGACGAGGTTGTAAAAGACCTGAAGAAACGTGGCAAGATATAA
- a CDS encoding AAA family ATPase: MMTQPVCTIIAGPNGAGKTTFAMEFLPETDCNVFLNADMIATALSPLGTNEQHLLKAGKLFLKEVEECIGRREYFAFETTLSGTAHLTRIRRMIEDGWRVNMVYLWIPSAETSLNRVRQRVRQGGHNVPERDIRRRYGRTLRNLFTYAPVCSEIECLDSSTKERRLIFKQRGKSVTVSDRELYNNLKREAEMKEETGAKESVGEYTADTDKPQNGAKRHIGDVDTEFILQCWERGVAKELERKRKLGYDAIIVKNDIIMKLHPDGSMTEICPVDGKSE; encoded by the coding sequence ATGATGACACAGCCGGTTTGCACAATCATAGCGGGGCCTAACGGGGCGGGGAAAACCACCTTTGCGATGGAGTTTCTGCCGGAGACCGACTGCAATGTTTTCCTGAACGCCGACATGATAGCCACGGCGCTGTCGCCTCTTGGCACAAACGAACAGCATTTGCTGAAAGCGGGAAAACTGTTTCTTAAGGAAGTTGAGGAGTGCATAGGGAGGAGAGAGTACTTTGCCTTTGAGACAACTTTATCCGGCACGGCGCATTTGACGAGAATCCGCAGGATGATTGAAGATGGCTGGCGGGTTAACATGGTTTATCTGTGGATACCGAGCGCGGAAACTTCGCTAAACAGGGTTCGCCAGCGCGTCCGGCAGGGCGGGCACAATGTGCCGGAGAGAGACATACGCAGACGTTACGGCAGAACTTTGAGGAATCTGTTCACTTATGCGCCGGTTTGCAGCGAGATTGAGTGTCTGGACAGCTCCACGAAAGAGAGAAGACTTATCTTCAAACAGAGGGGAAAAAGTGTTACGGTATCGGACAGGGAGTTATACAATAACCTGAAACGGGAGGCGGAGATGAAAGAAGAGACCGGAGCAAAAGAAAGCGTTGGGGAATACACAGCGGATACGGATAAACCTCAAAACGGCGCAAAGCGCCACATAGGCGATGTGGACACGGAGTTTATTCTCCAGTGCTGGGAGCGCGGGGTTGCCAAAGAACTGGAACGGAAACGCAAACTTGGCTATGACGCCATTATCGTGAAGAACGACATCATAATGAAGCTGCATCCGGACGGGAGCATGACGGAGATTTGTCCGGTGGACGGGAAGAGCGAGTAG
- a CDS encoding mannosyltransferase family protein, with translation MGKKNRIKKRRRVNDSPGSEGGEAAAVKRDSVSTELEESKSGNSRDALRYILILFVTTRVFLTVTGVLARAFIGEFQTAGPIAQYGILGTGQAWLDIWGVWDSRWYLTIAENWYVAEKAAGGYVSYAFFPLYPLLIKWGPGLIFGNFAGGIVVSNLALIGAAWFLYKLVGMRAGHETGKKAVLFMFLFPSAFYFSAILTESLFALVSIASVYFARRNNWLAAGLLGGCAALTRSVGLFLAVPLLLEYLSQKNYRIRNIRPDFLFLGILPLGTLIFALICYSVTGNPLALAQSQSAWGGSLTNPLWSLWDSLFGSHQGIAQSWLDINSYSLLGWDNIIPGAVLGAVISIYCLYYLVKGFRKTEISLFVYSMMLILFPLSTLSFATFSMSRYCLVVFPVFMILAHTIKKGGVLYWATLLVFAILQTVAMALWTNGFHIV, from the coding sequence ATGGGTAAAAAAAACAGGATTAAAAAACGGCGGCGGGTGAATGACTCTCCGGGCTCGGAAGGCGGTGAAGCCGCCGCAGTGAAGAGAGATTCTGTCTCTACGGAGTTAGAGGAATCAAAGTCCGGCAACTCAAGGGATGCGCTTCGTTACATTCTTATTCTTTTTGTCACTACAAGGGTTTTTCTGACGGTCACGGGAGTTCTTGCAAGGGCTTTTATCGGAGAGTTTCAAACCGCGGGGCCCATAGCCCAGTACGGCATACTCGGCACGGGGCAGGCATGGCTGGATATATGGGGAGTGTGGGACTCCAGATGGTATCTGACAATCGCGGAAAACTGGTATGTTGCCGAAAAGGCCGCTGGCGGATATGTGTCATATGCCTTCTTTCCCCTGTATCCGCTTTTAATAAAATGGGGACCCGGCCTGATCTTCGGAAATTTTGCCGGAGGAATTGTTGTTTCCAATCTGGCGCTGATTGGCGCCGCATGGTTTCTCTACAAACTTGTTGGGATGCGGGCGGGGCACGAAACGGGAAAAAAGGCGGTTCTCTTTATGTTCCTTTTTCCCTCCGCTTTTTATTTTTCCGCAATTCTCACCGAGTCGCTTTTCGCCCTTGTTTCCATTGCGTCCGTTTACTTTGCCCGCAGAAACAACTGGCTTGCCGCCGGCCTGCTCGGAGGATGCGCCGCTTTAACCCGTTCAGTTGGGCTTTTTCTCGCCGTTCCCCTGTTGCTGGAATACCTTTCACAAAAAAATTACAGAATAAGAAATATACGTCCCGATTTTCTGTTTCTCGGCATTCTGCCGCTGGGGACGCTCATTTTTGCTCTTATATGCTATTCCGTTACGGGAAACCCGCTTGCTCTGGCCCAATCCCAGTCCGCATGGGGAGGCTCTTTGACAAACCCGCTGTGGTCTCTCTGGGATTCCCTGTTCGGTTCTCATCAGGGCATAGCGCAGTCGTGGCTTGACATCAACTCCTACAGCCTGCTTGGGTGGGACAACATTATTCCCGGAGCTGTTCTTGGCGCCGTAATTTCAATTTACTGCCTTTATTATCTGGTCAAAGGGTTCAGGAAGACGGAGATTTCCCTGTTTGTCTATTCCATGATGCTTATACTGTTTCCCCTTTCAACTTTGTCGTTCGCCACATTTTCAATGTCGCGCTACTGCCTTGTAGTTTTCCCCGTTTTTATGATTCTTGCGCACACAATCAAAAAGGGCGGCGTTCTGTATTGGGCGACCCTGCTGGTGTTTGCAATTCTTCAGACGGTCGCCATGGCGCTGTGGACAAACGGGTTCCATATTGTCTGA